A single Filimonas effusa DNA region contains:
- a CDS encoding phosphatase PAP2 family protein has translation MILLNAPDSGPLASGFLENLKLLDAWLFLKINQEWNVPFLDSIFPWWRDQNTWTPLYLFLFLFVVLNFGWRCVPWLLAIALTTALTDQVSSTLLKNWINRPRPCNDPFLMYYTRLLLSRCPSSGSFTSSHAANHFGAAVFFYLTLKPWFKKWGYLFFVWAATVSYGQIYIGVHYPLDVIGGAVIGGLIGLISARIFNRRWQMEIPVQE, from the coding sequence ATGATATTATTAAATGCGCCGGACAGCGGCCCCCTGGCTTCCGGTTTTTTAGAGAACCTGAAGTTACTGGATGCCTGGCTGTTCCTCAAGATCAACCAGGAGTGGAATGTACCTTTCCTGGATAGCATTTTTCCGTGGTGGCGCGATCAGAATACGTGGACTCCGTTGTATCTTTTCCTTTTTCTTTTTGTTGTGTTGAATTTTGGGTGGCGTTGTGTGCCCTGGCTGCTGGCAATAGCTTTAACTACTGCGTTAACGGACCAGGTGAGCAGTACTTTGCTGAAGAACTGGATCAACAGGCCAAGGCCGTGTAACGATCCTTTCCTGATGTATTATACGCGGCTTTTGCTGAGCCGTTGTCCGAGCAGCGGCAGTTTTACCTCTTCGCATGCTGCGAATCATTTTGGGGCGGCCGTCTTTTTTTATCTCACCCTAAAGCCCTGGTTCAAGAAATGGGGTTATCTGTTCTTTGTATGGGCGGCAACGGTAAGTTATGGCCAGATATACATAGGCGTTCATTATCCGCTGGATGTTATAGGCGGTGCTGTTATTGGTGGTTTAATAGGACTAATTTCGGCCAGGATCTTCAACAGAAGGTGGCAAATGGAGATTCCTGTGCAGGAATAA
- a CDS encoding hemolysin family protein: protein MIEIFIILGLILLNGLFSMAEIALVSSRRARLESQANKGDLKAKEALKLATHPETFLSTVQIGITLIGILTGIFSGENLKDDIVRQLVKLPVLVPYSGPIATAILLIVVTYLSLVIGELVPKRLGLSMPETIAKNVAAPMRLLSRLTYPFIVLLTKSSNLLVKLFHIKGSDASVTEEEIKAIINEGTEQGTIEEAEQEIIERVFHLGDRNITSLMTHRTDIVWLNTEGTVADLKAVTSETAHSVYPVCDGSIDALQGVVYLKDLFLSDPATPLTSFLRPAMFVPENNTAYQVLERFKETNNHYAFIVDEYGTMQGMITLNDILQAIVGDMAPANEDDYEIIQREDGSYLIDAQIPFYDFLARFDQTEWMHEGEHEFDTLAGFILHQLERIPQTGEKLSWRGFTFEIIDMDALRIDKILVTVEEGTDGK from the coding sequence ATGATAGAAATATTTATTATTCTCGGACTTATTCTGCTGAATGGACTTTTTTCAATGGCTGAGATCGCGCTGGTATCTTCCCGGAGGGCCAGACTAGAAAGCCAGGCCAACAAGGGGGATTTAAAAGCTAAGGAAGCACTTAAACTTGCCACCCATCCCGAAACATTTCTTTCCACGGTTCAGATAGGCATTACGCTGATAGGTATTTTAACCGGTATTTTTTCCGGTGAGAACCTGAAAGATGATATAGTACGCCAGCTTGTGAAGCTACCAGTATTGGTGCCTTACAGCGGTCCGATAGCAACCGCCATACTACTTATCGTTGTCACTTACCTGTCGCTTGTTATCGGGGAACTTGTTCCGAAGCGGCTGGGGCTTAGTATGCCTGAAACCATTGCCAAGAACGTGGCGGCGCCGATGCGGCTGTTAAGCAGGCTTACCTATCCTTTTATTGTATTGCTTACCAAATCGAGCAACCTGCTGGTAAAGCTTTTTCATATCAAAGGTTCCGATGCATCGGTTACAGAGGAAGAGATAAAAGCCATCATTAACGAGGGTACAGAACAAGGAACGATAGAGGAGGCTGAGCAAGAGATCATTGAAAGAGTATTTCATCTTGGCGACAGGAATATTACTTCGCTGATGACACACCGTACTGATATCGTGTGGCTGAATACAGAAGGAACCGTAGCAGACCTAAAGGCCGTTACCAGTGAAACCGCCCATTCGGTGTATCCTGTTTGTGACGGATCGATAGATGCGTTGCAGGGTGTTGTGTACCTTAAAGATCTTTTTCTTTCCGATCCTGCCACTCCACTTACATCGTTCCTGCGGCCTGCGATGTTTGTTCCGGAAAACAATACGGCGTACCAGGTACTTGAGCGGTTTAAAGAAACCAATAATCATTATGCTTTTATCGTTGACGAATATGGCACGATGCAGGGCATGATCACGCTCAATGATATATTACAGGCGATTGTTGGGGATATGGCTCCTGCCAATGAAGATGACTACGAGATAATACAACGTGAAGACGGCAGCTATCTTATCGATGCGCAGATACCCTTCTACGATTTTCTAGCCCGTTTTGATCAAACAGAGTGGATGCATGAAGGGGAGCATGAGTTTGATACACTTGCGGGATTTATATTACACCAGTTGGAACGCATTCCCCAAACCGGAGAAAAGCTTAGCTGGCGCGGTTTTACCTTTGAGATCATTGATATGGATGCACTGAGGATAGATAAGATACTGGTGACAGTTGAGGAAGGAACAGACGGCAAGTAA
- a CDS encoding DUF6702 family protein encodes MATVFSHWLLMAMVNILHPFYVAVTEMNYNATEKNMEISCKLFIDDFEKALATQYKTKVDLSHPKDKAQTDKMIFSYLQQHLLIKADNKPLSLQYIGYEKEGEAAWCYLQSSQLPQPRTLSINANMLYELFETQMHIIHATISNKRQSAKITAPQSSIILNFN; translated from the coding sequence ATGGCAACTGTTTTTAGTCACTGGCTGCTGATGGCCATGGTAAATATCTTACATCCCTTTTATGTTGCAGTAACGGAGATGAATTACAATGCTACTGAAAAAAACATGGAGATCAGTTGTAAACTGTTTATCGACGATTTTGAAAAAGCGCTTGCAACCCAGTATAAAACAAAGGTCGATTTAAGCCATCCCAAAGACAAAGCCCAAACCGATAAAATGATCTTTTCTTATCTGCAACAGCACTTGTTAATAAAAGCCGATAATAAACCATTATCCCTGCAATATATAGGCTATGAAAAAGAAGGCGAAGCCGCCTGGTGTTACCTTCAGTCTTCTCAGCTTCCGCAACCCCGCACGCTAAGTATAAATGCGAATATGTTATACGAACTTTTCGAAACCCAAATGCACATCATCCACGCCACTATCAGCAACAAACGTCAGAGCGCTAAAATAACAGCCCCTCAATCCTCTATCATCCTGAATTTTAACTAA
- a CDS encoding HupE/UreJ family protein: MSDFSIFFVAGTEHITDLTGIDHILFITALCLRYVIADWKKLLVLVTAFTVGHSITLALSTLNIVNFSRDWTEFLIAATILFTACNNLLVKDFRFTGKKPFIYFLALFFGLIHGLGFSSLLKSMLGKDSNIVWQLFAFNLGLEVGQLLIVLVILLLSFIFVYILRFNRRELLVFVSGAIAALALQMMIARIPISKAHTDEETADLYQPAGGIKYKFPGTEHSK; this comes from the coding sequence ATGAGCGATTTCAGCATATTCTTCGTTGCGGGTACTGAACATATTACAGATCTTACCGGAATTGATCATATCCTGTTCATTACAGCTTTGTGTTTAAGGTATGTAATTGCGGACTGGAAGAAACTGCTGGTGCTTGTTACTGCATTTACCGTTGGGCATTCTATAACGCTGGCGTTGAGCACGTTGAACATTGTAAATTTTTCGCGCGACTGGACAGAGTTCCTCATTGCCGCTACCATTTTATTCACGGCGTGTAATAATCTGCTGGTGAAAGATTTCCGGTTTACGGGGAAGAAGCCGTTTATTTATTTTCTGGCACTTTTCTTCGGACTTATTCATGGTTTGGGCTTCAGCAGCCTGCTTAAGAGCATGCTGGGTAAAGACAGCAATATAGTATGGCAATTATTTGCCTTTAACCTGGGGCTTGAGGTGGGGCAATTGCTGATAGTGCTCGTTATTTTACTGCTTTCCTTTATATTCGTGTATATCCTACGCTTTAACCGGAGAGAACTGCTTGTGTTTGTAAGCGGCGCTATTGCTGCTTTAGCCCTCCAGATGATGATAGCCAGGATTCCCATTTCAAAAGCGCACACTGATGAAGAAACTGCTGATTTGTACCAGCCTGCTGGCGGGATTAAGTATAAGTTCCCGGGCACAGAACATTCAAAATAA
- a CDS encoding M1 family metallopeptidase — protein MKKLLICTSLLAGLSISSRAQNIQNNPGSNHGNKFEQLGTILPTPNSYRTASGAPGNAYWQQRADYEIRCTLDEQQTKITGIETVTYYNNSPDALSYLWLQLDENQHSNINNANYQSGSTLPADGQVDLRTLEKMGEPLTDNGFGVKISQVTDASGQKLAYTVNKTMMRIELKQFLKPGEKIIFNVGWSYKIADRMRQGGRGGYEYFEGDGNYLFTITQWYPRLCVYSDFQGWQNHQFAGRGEFALVFGNFNVQMTVPADHVVGATGECQNYSQVLDATQYARWQKAQSSKEPLEIVTLAEAQKAEVKKAGNTKTWIFKAENVRDFAWTSSRKYVWDAMPTVIEGKKIMCMSFYGKEAYGLYRRYSTKVIAHTLQSYSKFTIPYPYPVAQSVEAANGMEYPMICFNYGRTEKDGTYSEATKNGMIGVIIHEVGHNFFPMIVNSDERQWTWMDEGLNTFCQYLTETLFDNQFPSRRGPAWAIVDYMKLPKDELEPIMTNSENINQFGPNAYAKPATGLNILRETIMGRELFDYAFKEYARRWAFRHPTPADFFRTMEDASGEDLDWFWRGWFYGTDVCDIALDSVKAFQIDAHAVPQPLAKAEAGGLRQLDRPLLPGFDDISAIRNRADTSIHFLTDRDTSLRDFYWRYGRNQEPYNTRFTYTTASITPTEQLDEAARKKFHGQYLYELVFTNKGGLVMPVIIEWNFADGTKQVEKIPAQIWRQNEQHFGKTFLHAKEVKSIRIDPFRETADIDESNNSWPQVAAMGKFKAFKAKQATRGQSEGPNPMQYPAGKK, from the coding sequence ATGAAGAAACTGCTGATTTGTACCAGCCTGCTGGCGGGATTAAGTATAAGTTCCCGGGCACAGAACATTCAAAATAACCCGGGGAGCAATCACGGCAATAAATTTGAGCAGTTAGGCACTATATTGCCTACTCCCAATTCGTACCGTACAGCGAGCGGTGCTCCGGGCAATGCCTACTGGCAGCAGCGTGCCGATTATGAGATCCGCTGTACGCTTGATGAGCAGCAAACGAAGATCACCGGCATTGAGACGGTGACCTATTACAATAATTCTCCTGACGCCCTCTCCTACCTGTGGTTACAGTTAGATGAAAATCAGCATAGCAATATCAACAATGCGAACTATCAATCGGGTTCGACGTTACCTGCCGACGGACAGGTAGATCTGCGTACACTTGAAAAAATGGGTGAGCCGCTTACGGACAACGGCTTTGGCGTAAAGATTAGCCAGGTTACAGATGCAAGCGGGCAAAAGTTGGCTTACACCGTGAATAAGACGATGATGCGGATTGAGTTAAAGCAGTTTTTAAAGCCGGGAGAAAAGATCATTTTCAATGTAGGGTGGAGTTACAAGATAGCAGACCGCATGCGCCAGGGTGGCCGTGGCGGTTATGAGTATTTTGAAGGAGACGGCAATTACTTATTTACCATTACGCAGTGGTATCCTCGTTTATGCGTTTACAGTGATTTCCAGGGATGGCAAAATCACCAGTTTGCCGGCAGGGGTGAGTTTGCGCTTGTTTTCGGCAATTTCAATGTTCAGATGACAGTACCGGCGGATCATGTGGTTGGGGCTACGGGTGAATGCCAGAACTACAGCCAGGTGCTGGATGCCACGCAGTATGCCAGGTGGCAGAAGGCGCAAAGCAGCAAGGAGCCTCTTGAGATTGTGACACTTGCGGAGGCACAAAAGGCTGAGGTAAAAAAAGCGGGCAATACCAAAACCTGGATCTTCAAGGCGGAAAATGTGCGTGATTTTGCGTGGACCTCTTCCCGCAAATATGTGTGGGATGCGATGCCTACTGTTATAGAGGGCAAGAAGATCATGTGTATGAGTTTTTACGGCAAGGAGGCTTATGGATTATATCGCCGTTATTCCACCAAAGTGATCGCGCATACCTTGCAGTCTTATTCCAAATTCACCATCCCCTATCCTTATCCTGTTGCGCAGAGCGTAGAAGCAGCCAATGGGATGGAATACCCTATGATCTGTTTCAACTATGGCAGGACTGAAAAGGACGGGACTTATTCTGAAGCTACCAAAAACGGGATGATAGGTGTTATCATACATGAGGTTGGGCATAATTTCTTCCCGATGATCGTTAACAGCGATGAGCGGCAGTGGACGTGGATGGATGAAGGGTTAAATACCTTTTGCCAGTATCTTACCGAGACTTTATTTGACAACCAGTTTCCATCGCGGCGTGGGCCGGCCTGGGCCATTGTAGATTACATGAAGCTGCCGAAGGATGAGCTGGAGCCTATTATGACGAACAGCGAAAACATCAACCAGTTTGGGCCTAATGCCTATGCGAAGCCTGCTACGGGGCTGAATATATTACGTGAGACAATCATGGGGCGTGAACTATTTGATTATGCCTTTAAAGAATATGCACGCCGGTGGGCGTTCCGCCATCCTACGCCGGCAGATTTCTTCCGGACGATGGAAGATGCCAGTGGTGAAGACCTGGATTGGTTTTGGCGTGGCTGGTTCTATGGGACTGATGTATGCGATATAGCGCTTGACAGTGTGAAGGCTTTCCAGATAGATGCGCATGCGGTTCCGCAGCCGTTGGCGAAGGCTGAAGCAGGCGGGCTTCGCCAGCTTGACCGTCCTTTATTACCGGGGTTTGATGACATATCGGCGATAAGGAACAGGGCTGACACCAGCATTCATTTTCTTACAGACCGGGATACCAGTTTACGTGATTTTTACTGGCGTTATGGGAGGAACCAAGAGCCTTACAATACCCGCTTTACTTATACTACAGCCTCGATCACTCCTACTGAACAACTGGATGAAGCGGCCAGGAAGAAATTTCATGGGCAGTATCTTTATGAGCTAGTGTTTACGAATAAAGGCGGGCTTGTGATGCCGGTGATCATAGAGTGGAATTTTGCAGACGGCACCAAGCAAGTGGAGAAGATACCTGCGCAGATATGGCGGCAGAACGAGCAGCATTTCGGCAAGACATTTCTTCATGCCAAGGAGGTGAAATCGATCCGTATAGATCCTTTCCGTGAGACGGCTGATATAGATGAAAGCAATAACAGCTGGCCCCAGGTAGCGGCTATGGGTAAATTCAAAGCCTTTAAAGCAAAGCAGGCTACACGCGGGCAATCGGAAGGGCCTAACCCGATGCAGTATCCTGCAGGAAAGAAGTAG
- a CDS encoding YgaP-like transmembrane domain yields MNVNSLTGSKPEVNVSNTERVISAIAGSLLVFNAISKPGNRVVKAGAGVFLLYRAISGNCPAYSYAGKRRLPDPVKNINVRASVLVNKPRAEVYAFWRSLENLPLFMKHLKSVEETGDGKSHWVAAFPGLPGTISWDAAIVKEEENRFLGWNSLPGATIDTAGKVEFTDAGAGMTEVNTVITYRAPLGPVGEQAGRLLNPVLEEMIQNDLLQFSSYFDVIPDRLTEY; encoded by the coding sequence ATGAATGTAAACTCCCTTACTGGCAGCAAGCCAGAGGTCAATGTATCCAATACAGAACGTGTTATTTCCGCCATTGCCGGTAGTTTGCTGGTGTTCAATGCTATCAGCAAGCCTGGTAACCGTGTGGTTAAGGCGGGGGCGGGTGTATTTCTCTTATACCGGGCTATTTCGGGCAATTGTCCGGCTTACAGTTATGCCGGGAAGCGGCGTTTGCCTGACCCGGTGAAGAATATCAACGTCAGGGCTTCCGTACTTGTAAACAAACCAAGGGCTGAGGTGTATGCTTTCTGGCGCTCACTGGAAAACCTGCCACTTTTTATGAAACATCTGAAATCAGTAGAAGAAACCGGTGACGGGAAGTCGCACTGGGTTGCTGCATTCCCGGGATTACCGGGTACTATCAGTTGGGATGCAGCTATCGTGAAAGAGGAAGAGAACCGGTTCCTTGGCTGGAATTCTCTGCCGGGAGCGACTATAGATACTGCGGGCAAAGTTGAGTTTACAGATGCAGGAGCAGGCATGACAGAAGTAAATACCGTGATCACCTATCGTGCGCCGTTAGGACCTGTGGGTGAACAGGCAGGGCGTTTATTGAATCCTGTACTGGAGGAAATGATCCAAAACGACCTGCTGCAATTCAGCAGTTATTTTGACGTTATTCCTGACCGGCTGACTGAGTATTAA
- a CDS encoding DUF2243 domain-containing protein encodes MLSAFVVLAAIVFALVIISTRRYKKWMINYPGNRLRSPVPLTTASVILGIGLGGFLDGILLHQVFQVHEMLSNKIPATDYVGKSINMFWDGIFHLFCLLVVLTGIILLWKTARRKEIDKSGNLLAGGLLVGWALFNIVEGIIDHQVLKLHNVIELSPDHSPGNYGFLVISFIMLCVGALIIKKKPALNTQSAGQE; translated from the coding sequence ATGCTGTCCGCATTTGTTGTCCTTGCTGCAATTGTATTTGCCCTGGTGATAATCTCAACCAGGCGCTATAAAAAATGGATGATTAATTACCCCGGAAACAGGTTGCGCTCGCCCGTACCTTTAACCACTGCTTCGGTTATATTGGGAATTGGTTTGGGAGGATTCCTGGATGGTATCTTGCTGCATCAGGTCTTTCAGGTGCACGAGATGCTTTCAAATAAAATACCCGCTACAGACTATGTAGGTAAAAGCATCAATATGTTCTGGGATGGTATTTTTCATCTGTTTTGCCTGCTCGTAGTATTAACAGGCATAATACTGCTTTGGAAAACAGCACGCAGAAAAGAAATAGATAAATCAGGAAACCTGCTTGCCGGAGGATTACTGGTAGGCTGGGCGCTTTTTAATATAGTGGAAGGTATCATCGACCATCAAGTATTAAAACTGCACAACGTAATAGAATTGTCTCCCGATCATTCCCCGGGTAATTATGGCTTCCTGGTTATCTCATTCATTATGTTATGTGTTGGCGCCTTAATCATTAAGAAAAAGCCGGCGCTTAATACTCAGTCAGCCGGTCAGGAATAA
- a CDS encoding DUF72 domain-containing protein, producing MTGKIHIGTSGWSYKHWRERFYPQGLPANAYLDYYAQYFGTTEINTSFYHLPKPGTVANWMKTVKAKFRFCPKISRYITHVKKLNDPEQTLPRFFDVFKPFKKKLGPVLIQLPPNLAFNEEKTTHFFSILKQYKGYHFAFEARHESWFTPEALSLLRKFKITFVIADAGKRWPSASELTARHVYIRFHGKTGYDSLYSTQQINSYAKKMLLWKQEGHIIWAFFNNDGNACAIKNALQLITQTNEKINV from the coding sequence ATGACAGGCAAAATTCATATAGGCACATCTGGCTGGAGCTATAAACACTGGCGCGAACGCTTTTATCCCCAAGGCCTGCCGGCAAACGCTTACCTGGACTATTACGCACAATATTTCGGGACTACAGAAATTAATACAAGCTTTTATCATCTGCCAAAACCCGGAACAGTAGCCAATTGGATGAAAACGGTAAAGGCTAAATTCCGCTTCTGCCCAAAGATCAGCAGGTATATTACCCATGTAAAAAAACTAAATGATCCCGAACAAACACTTCCGCGTTTCTTCGATGTGTTCAAACCTTTTAAAAAGAAACTTGGCCCCGTTCTTATACAGCTGCCGCCCAACCTTGCATTTAATGAAGAAAAAACCACCCACTTTTTCTCCATACTAAAGCAGTATAAAGGCTACCACTTCGCATTCGAAGCAAGACACGAAAGCTGGTTCACACCCGAAGCCCTTTCGTTGCTTCGTAAATTCAAAATAACTTTTGTCATTGCCGATGCCGGCAAACGTTGGCCATCAGCCAGCGAATTAACCGCCAGGCACGTTTACATCAGGTTTCACGGAAAAACAGGATACGATTCACTCTATTCAACACAGCAGATTAACAGTTATGCAAAAAAAATGCTGCTATGGAAACAGGAGGGACATATAATCTGGGCGTTTTTTAATAACGACGGCAATGCCTGCGCAATAAAAAATGCCCTCCAATTGATAACGCAAACAAATGAAAAGATCAACGTATGA
- a CDS encoding YetF domain-containing protein has translation MKKEAIKLSDIKRILIGEAPFEFLLEVLLRTGIIYCVLLLTVRLLGKRMSGQLTITELAVMILMGAIVSAPMELPERGIMQGFAILILILLLHQGVTWLEVKFKKVELVTQGIPKMLVADGVIQTAVLAHVQISKDQLFAVLRGQAIYNLGKVKRVYLETCGKFTIYKFKASKAGLSVLPPEEGRDNTMQQVKEGNESCSVCGYTREVKEAVASCPNCFNNSWEWAIL, from the coding sequence ATGAAAAAGGAGGCCATCAAGTTAAGCGATATAAAAAGGATTTTAATAGGAGAAGCTCCCTTTGAGTTTCTCCTGGAAGTATTGCTACGTACCGGTATCATTTACTGTGTTCTTCTACTGACTGTACGGTTATTAGGAAAGCGTATGTCGGGCCAGCTTACGATCACCGAGTTAGCGGTAATGATACTTATGGGCGCTATTGTTTCCGCTCCTATGGAGCTACCGGAGCGTGGCATCATGCAAGGTTTTGCCATCCTTATCCTGATATTGTTATTACACCAGGGGGTGACCTGGCTGGAGGTAAAGTTTAAAAAAGTAGAGCTGGTTACACAAGGGATACCTAAAATGCTTGTAGCTGACGGCGTTATTCAGACAGCAGTACTTGCGCATGTACAGATCTCGAAAGACCAGCTATTTGCGGTATTAAGGGGGCAGGCTATTTACAATCTTGGGAAGGTAAAGCGGGTATACCTGGAGACATGTGGAAAGTTCACTATTTATAAATTTAAAGCATCGAAGGCCGGATTATCGGTATTACCACCGGAGGAGGGAAGGGACAATACGATGCAGCAAGTGAAAGAAGGGAATGAAAGCTGTTCGGTATGTGGTTATACGCGGGAAGTTAAAGAAGCAGTTGCTTCGTGTCCGAACTGTTTCAACAATTCGTGGGAGTGGGCGATCCTATAA
- a CDS encoding DUF421 domain-containing protein: protein MKEYEIKLGDWQRILFGEVPPEFYLEAALRIIFMYILVVFSMRKMGKRLSSHLSRNEMVATIALAAAAGIPVHTPERGLLPAVIVAFIVIIGQYLVSQRAMRSNTFERHALGQIATLVHGGYMHLGEMVKSRLSKDRVFSELRGRGYIHLGQVERLYFEANGRFSMLEATDPRPGLCVLPEFDKDFIQEQIIRRDIQVCTTCGKIKETGPYCVNCGKEEFDYAVEDSPTR, encoded by the coding sequence ATGAAAGAATATGAGATAAAGCTGGGAGACTGGCAGCGTATTTTATTTGGAGAAGTACCTCCCGAGTTTTACCTGGAGGCGGCGTTACGGATCATTTTCATGTATATACTTGTAGTGTTCAGTATGCGGAAGATGGGTAAACGGCTGTCATCGCATCTTAGCAGGAACGAGATGGTGGCTACCATTGCGCTGGCTGCGGCGGCAGGTATACCGGTGCATACGCCGGAAAGGGGACTGTTACCTGCGGTAATAGTAGCCTTTATTGTTATTATCGGGCAGTATCTTGTTTCGCAGCGGGCTATGCGCAGTAATACATTTGAACGTCATGCGCTTGGACAAATAGCAACATTGGTTCATGGTGGGTATATGCATCTGGGAGAAATGGTAAAAAGCCGTTTATCGAAAGACCGTGTTTTTTCTGAGTTAAGAGGCAGGGGATATATTCATCTTGGGCAGGTAGAACGCCTTTATTTTGAGGCCAACGGGCGTTTCAGTATGTTAGAGGCCACCGATCCGCGCCCCGGCCTGTGTGTGCTACCTGAATTTGATAAAGATTTTATCCAGGAACAAATAATAAGGCGCGATATACAGGTATGTACCACTTGCGGGAAGATAAAGGAGACCGGCCCTTATTGTGTTAACTGCGGAAAGGAGGAATTTGATTATGCGGTAGAAGATAGCCCAACGAGATGA
- a CDS encoding fatty acid desaturase — MNNRPTDFTWSTDPNPHHVRVRQILKQHPEVKELVGKNPYTIFMIIGLVSAQVALSWWLADAAWWLIFLVAYVGGAFISHALWVMIHETSHGLLFKGKVPNLLAGILANLPHVFASSVSFQRYHLKHHAHQGEHDLDADLPDFWEARLISNNPFSKMLWFLLFPVFQVTRTARLNIELFDRWVLINWIIQITFNVAVWFLIGPKALAFMLISFFFSVGLHPLGARWIQEHYLTLDPVQETYSYYGPLNKVAFNVGYHNEHHDFPSIPWNKLPQIRSKAPSYYDSLISHQSWTKLILLFIFNPKLSLYSRVLRKEKVKITKEHTAVEPAAL; from the coding sequence ATGAATAACCGTCCGACTGATTTTACGTGGAGCACTGATCCCAACCCACATCACGTGCGTGTGCGACAGATTCTCAAGCAGCATCCCGAGGTAAAGGAGCTGGTAGGAAAGAACCCCTACACTATTTTCATGATCATTGGCCTCGTCAGCGCCCAGGTAGCACTGTCCTGGTGGCTTGCCGATGCCGCCTGGTGGCTTATCTTCCTGGTAGCCTATGTTGGGGGAGCCTTTATCAGCCACGCCTTATGGGTGATGATTCATGAAACAAGCCACGGCTTGCTCTTCAAAGGAAAAGTACCTAACCTGCTGGCAGGCATCCTGGCCAATCTGCCCCATGTTTTCGCCAGCTCGGTGTCCTTTCAGCGCTATCACCTCAAACACCACGCGCACCAGGGCGAACACGACCTCGACGCCGATCTGCCCGATTTCTGGGAAGCCAGACTCATCAGTAACAACCCCTTCAGTAAAATGCTGTGGTTCTTACTCTTCCCCGTATTCCAGGTAACCCGCACCGCACGCCTCAACATCGAACTGTTCGACCGCTGGGTACTCATCAACTGGATCATCCAGATCACCTTTAACGTCGCCGTTTGGTTTTTAATAGGCCCCAAAGCCCTTGCTTTTATGCTTATAAGTTTCTTCTTTTCAGTAGGATTGCATCCCCTCGGTGCCCGCTGGATTCAGGAACATTACCTTACCCTCGATCCCGTTCAGGAAACCTATAGCTACTATGGCCCCCTCAACAAGGTCGCCTTTAACGTAGGTTACCACAACGAACACCACGATTTCCCTTCTATCCCCTGGAATAAGTTACCACAGATCCGCAGCAAAGCGCCATCATACTACGATTCCCTGATCTCTCACCAGTCATGGACAAAATTGATTTTACTGTTCATCTTCAATCCCAAACTCTCTCTTTACTCCCGCGTACTGCGTAAAGAAAAAGTAAAGATCACGAAAGAACATACCGCTGTAGAACCCGCAGCACTGTAG